The Colius striatus isolate bColStr4 chromosome Z, bColStr4.1.hap1, whole genome shotgun sequence DNA window CTGCAACAACCGCGGGGCACGCCGGGAGCCGCCAGGCCGGAGCGGCCGAGCGCCGAGCGCTTCGCACCGCTCGGGTGTTTCCGCCGCTCCCTCGGAGATTCCCGTCACAACCGCTCGGGTGTTTCCGCCACTCTCTCGGGTGTTTCCGTCGTGTGGGCGCACCCCCCCAACCCAGGCTCGGCGCATGCGCAGCCCCTTCCCGCGCTGAGGGAGGGTGTGAGGGGCTGCGGCCTCGGCCTCGGCGCCTGCCCTGGGCGCAGCCCCAAaaccccttcccacccccatccacccccaggGACTCGGGGCAGTGCTCCCCTCGCAGCAGGAGCCGTCGGTGACCACCCTGGCTAAGGGCTGTGGAGCCCGAGAGGAGCTGGGCCTCGAGGCCGGGCGGCTGGAAGCATCTGCCGGGTAAAAAGCTGCCTTTGAGAGCGGCCAGTTACTCAGTAAGAAGTTGTGCTCTTTATTTGTCAAGCTGTTGTTCAAGTGTTTGAAGCGCTGCCTTGAAATGGTGTAACTTATCCCTCGGTGGGTGTGGGGGTGTGGTGGAGGTGCCGCGTTGCCAGGCGTGTGTCTGAGTGCTCTGAGAGCCCACAGCTTTCAAATGCTGCATCCCCacgtggtgggggctggaagggccctgcagagctcatccagcccaagcccctgccaaagcaggttcccctcactcagggggcacaggaacgtgtccaggtggggttggaagcctgagaaggagcctccacaccctccctgggcagcctgggccagggctccctcacctcagcaccaaagcacttgctccttgtgttccagtggaactgcctgtgttccagcctgggcccattaccccttgtcctgtcactagccACCACAAAACAAAGACTCATGCTCTCCACACCCACTCATTAGGGGTTTATCAGCATCGAcaaggtcccctctcagccttctccagactaaacagccccaggtcccgcagcctttcctcatcaggaagatgctccagtcccctgatcatcttgatggccctgtgctggcctctctccagagacagaggttcccctccatcagggggcacaggaacgtgtccaggtgggtttggaaacctcctgagaaggagcctccacaccctccctgggcagcctgggccaggcctccctcacctcagcaccaaagacatttttctggacattttgcttctggaaCATGTCTGGAGATGGACAATGGAactagtgaagggtctggaagAACAAGTcctatgaggagcagctgaaagaGGTGGAGGTATTTGgtctagaggaggctgaggggagatatgtccactctctacaactacctgaaagaggGTTGTGGTGAGCTGGGGTTCGTCTCTTTTCTCCattaatgaatgataggacaagagggaatGGGCTCAaattgccccaggggaggtttagattggagctgaagcagaactgtttccctgagaggggtgtcagcccctgtgccaggctgcccagggagctggggcagtgcccagccctggagggatcccaaagccgtggagctgaggtgctgagggctgtgggttagtggtgggctgggcagggtgaggggaaggctgggactcgattttaaagtcattttccaattgtaatgattctattattcGAGTCATGAATTGCAGGAGTGAACATGTCTTCCTGCCTTAAATCTGCTTTCCCCACTCATTTCAAAGCAGCCCCTTAGCATTAAAAAGGAGTGAGTGGCTCACCTACATGAGGCTGCAACTTGGAGAGAGAAACTGGCTTGCAGTAAGAGACCTTCAGACACCTCATTATTTGATCCCCTTGAAGTCATCCCTAATGGGAGGATGCACGTGCCCTAATCTGAGTTGCTCAGAAGATTGAGGATGTAGAGAGACACGTACAGGGCTGCTACAGCTGAGAAAGCTCCTGCTTTAGAGGCAGCTGACCCATCTTTCTCCAGCCTCACTCCGCTCATCTCAACCATTGCAATGGTTAAGTTCTGTTCCTCCTCTTGTGAGAAGGCGAGCAGGCTGGCGGCCACGCTGAAACGCCCCTGTCCCATGTCCTGTTCCAAGATGCTCTTGACCttcacagcagcaacaacaaaaaaagcaaaaatcgGTTATTTTTATGCTCCCATCTGTGGAAGTCGTTAAGTGAAATGATCTCATTGACTTATGAGGTGCTTTGCTGTCTTACAGGCACGCTAAATAATCCACATGTGGGCTTTTCACCCTGTGAGATGATCATGCAGTTCTCAGTTTCTTGTAAATTCCTTATGTCCCAAGAACTTGCAGTCGTAGTGTGGGGTGGGGTTTGGTGTTTTTGTGTTGCCTTTTCTAAATCAGTAGccaaagaagacagaaaatgctGACTACCATTTCAAGGAAATGTGCCCAATTTAGTGTTTTTGTTATCAGCAAAACAGTTGTTAGAAAACCTTAGGTCTTGCTGTCTTGGGATGGTTTCTGTTGATGTGAGTATTTTGATCCCTGCCAAGTCTGGAGCAATGATTCTGTCCcttctccccagcccagcaTGAGTCGTGACACTGCTACCTGTATCATCATCTGAGTGTTGGTCTACTTAAAATAAtaaccccccccgccccttccttTTGAGCCAAATGTGATGCATGCTCTCTCACCAGCTTAAGCTGCTGGGACACGATCTTCTTTTCCAAGGActccagcaacagcagcagctgatcCTCCATTAGCTCTGCAGAATTAAACCAGGTTTGGATCAGAAAACCCACCCACCAGTGTTTCAGAGACAACTGGTGAGGTGTGAAGGGTGACCATCAGCTGTCTTGCAGGGAATGCCTGTTCAGTCAGGGCTTCTTCAGATGGTTCAAACTAAATTACTAGTGGGATGAGTGGCTGTTACTCTGTACGGGCGACTGTAACGTTGAGTGTAGGGACCAAGGGGCTCAAGGGGAGGTTCAGACCACACTTTGAGGTAGCCTTGGGAAAAGAACTCTGGAATTTGCACTGTGAGGTGATTGGGCCACCGTCACCCAAGTTTTAGTTGGGATTTCAAGCCCTGTTTTCTAAGACCCCCTCGTTCTTGGACCCGAGGGGTTGTTTGGTGGTGTGCTCCCAGCAGCCGCTGCCCTGCTACTGTCACCAAACAATCTGTGCTCTCACATGAGCCACCTCCATTCCCATGATCTAAGAGATGGTCTTTTGTGAATCCTCTGAAAGTCTCTCATGGCTCTTTTAAGTTCCCTGCATCATGCTAAGCTTGGCAGTAGGAATGCTCTTGGTATGCTCGGGTGCTACCGGATCTCTCTCTGCAAATGGCCAGACAGCCTTACCGTCCAACGCGTCCAGAGTGTAGGTGATTGCTCCTGCCAGCGTGAGGAGAAGATCTCTTGAGGAATGCTGTAAGCTGCTTAACAGCTCTTTTAAGTCCGGGCTTTCAGTTTTCAGCTCACAGCTACCAGATCCATCAAGAACTGCTTCCATCTAGAGGTGTAAGAAAGAGAAGCATCAGGATGTGAGAGAAGGGGCTGTTGATAGTCCCCTGCTGTCTAACTACAGAAGGAACAGTCTGTGTAGTACATTTCACCACTCCCAAAGCTATTGATGAGGCTGTAATTGAGGGCTGTAACACTCACACTGGCTCCAGTTAAAGGCAGAATATGACCTTTAAACGGTTTGATACCTTCAGGTAGATCTGCTAGACTAAAGTCAGGATGTATTTCAGCACTTGACACTCTCCTGAGcatcttctttctctgtgtggTGATGGAGACGGATGTGCTGAGTGAAGGATTTTTGAACTGAGAGTTGTGGTGCACTAGAGGTGACTTATGAGACGAGAGGTATGGGCCCCTCATTACAAGAAAGATCCTGAGgttctggagcatgtccagagacaggcaacagagCTGGGCTATTAAACTGtcccaggttgcccagggaggtgagggagtccccagccctggaggggatcccaaagctgtggagctgaggtgctgagggccgtgggttagtggtgggctgggcagggtgaggcccagggctgggactgcaggagcttcaggggcttttccaaccaaaattattctgtgattgtggatcacagaatcttaagggttggatgCCTCTGTACTTACAAGTCCTGGTGGTGAGAAGAACTTTGCTTACTTTGCGAGTCAGCTCTTGAAAGAGGTTCCTGTCTCTCATCACAGCCTTGATGGTGTTTAAAAACATGATGAACAGATCAGAAGACAACGTGGAGAGAACTTTACAATTCTCTGTGACATCTGCCTCCAGTGCACTTACTTTTCCTTGTGAGAAACCTGTGAAAACAGTTCAAATATGTTGTTTCTAAACATGTCAGTCCTACAAAAAAGTTCACTGGCACCTCTGTATTTATAAATTGAAGCATCTATATgatgttttcaaaagcaatatGCAATTTTGAGCTAGACTATTGTCACATCTCAGCTGACAGGCAGTACTTTGTAATAAACACATCACCTTCAGTGGTTTGTGCATGTCCTGAGAGGTTCCATCTTACCCAAAGTGGGTAAAATCCTATAACTTCCCCCAACCTGGAGGGGTTGGAAtggccctccagagctcatccagcccaaccccctgctaaagcaggttcccctcactcagggggcacaggaacgtgtccaggtgggtttggaaacctcctgagaaggagcctccacaccctccttgggcagcctgggccagggctctctcgcctcagcaccaaacaagtttgtCCCAAtattccagtggaacttcctgtgttccaccTTGTGCCCCTTACCCtttatcctgtcactggccaccacgaaacaaagactggccccatcctcctgacacccaccctgtagagatttatcagcattgacagggtcccccctcagtcttctccaagctcaacagccccagatcccacagcctttcctcagcaggaagatgctccagtaccATCAGcctcttggtggccctgcactggcctctccagcagttccctgtccctcttgagctggggagcccagaactagacacgggactccagatgaggcctcagcagataaGGCAGAGCAGAAGCAAGTGGAAGTAGGAAAACACATTGCTTACCATCAGATACGATCGTTAAACAGCATCTTCGGAAATACAGAAAGTCTGCAACAGGATAGGAGGGATATTGCTGATttggaaaaatactgaaagttGGATGGGTGTTTCTTTACCAGGATGGTTCTTAAGTCCAAAGGTACGGGTATGCCAGCTCTGAAATCTCGTGTGCTAGTCCTAGGTCAGACTGGTGTTTGCACACTTCTGCAGTTATAAACTCATCATTCCTCCACCTCCTGTCAATTGCCTTGTCTGAGGCAAAAAACTGTGTTAAAGTAGGAGTAAATTAAAAAGAGAGCTGATAAGCCACATGACCTGTGCAGCTGTGGGAGGCACAGCATAGGGGAATCAGAATCATTTTGTCTTGGAAAGgctcttgaagctgctgcagtccaagccctcccctcaccctgcccagcccaccactaacccacggccctctgcacctcagctccacggctttgggatccctccagggctgggcactcccccagctccctgggcagcctggcacaggggctgacacccctctcagggaaacagctctgcctcagctccaacctcaacctgccctggggcaacttgagcccgtttccttgtgtcctatcacttgttactggctttgggatccctccagggctggggactcctcaacctgcctgggcagcctggggcaggggctgacacccctctcagggaaaaagctctgcctcagctccaacctcaacctgccctggggctaCTTGGCATAGtttccttctgttctttcaCTTGGCAGAAGAGACAGCCCCCTGACTCCTCctgcctcactgcagcctcctgtcagggagttgcagagagtgctcctgtctcccctcacagtctcttccaggctgaacacccccattacctctgctgctccccagctctgataccctccagcccctcagtggtTTTCTTGTAGGGAGGAGGAGCCCAACACTgagtggagggggaaaaaaaaatagttttaaaaggaAACCTCAAGGTCCTACTGAGATTTGAACTCAGATCGCTGGATTCAGAGTCCAGAGTGCTAACCATTACACCATAGGACCTCTTATTGAAGCACAGATCAAGTGGGGATTCCTCAAATCCTGCAGCAGTCTTTGTGGCTCTCATGCCCCTGTTGAGCATAGCCCTCCCTCACACCAGTCTTCCCACTGAAGCTACCCTGttttttccctgtctctttccttctggggaagaggagaggggaaaagggaaacaaacacTCTGTCCTCTGTGCTGTTTGTCCACAGGAGCTCTGCAGTTCCTGAAATTTAGAGATGAGACTCCCAGGACCCTCATTTCATTTCCTTACCAAGTCCTCACAAAACCTCGCTTCTTTCCCAGGTAGCTCTTTTAACTTACATACGGCCTTTTCCCATGTGATTTGTCACGTTGTATCTACTCACGTCTTTGCAAATCAACCAGAGTTGGCCAAGGGGCTGAATAATAtttgagaaaatgtttttcctcttccGTGAATGCAGGAACTTGTAGTTTCTGAGAGTTACTTACCCCATGATACATCTTTAATGTTCAGCTGGATTGCCCTGAAGGCCAGGGTGCAGCCCTTGGGTATAGTTATGCTTTGTCTGCTCTCTCGGGAGCCCTGGTCaatgataaaaaaaccccacttactaGGCCTGGATGGCCTGTGGATATTGGGGAAGGACTGATCCCTGAGGCTGAGGAGCAACCAAACCTTTGCAGAAAACTTGGCATAAAGCTGGGTCATGAAGCTCCCCTCTGCCGTGGTGGATTCCTCAAAGCTGGTCTCCTCTGAGGTCTCTATCGTTTCATGAACCACATACAAATTCTGGTCTGTTCTCAGTAGCTGTTGAATGAAGGAGTGATTGGTGTTTATCTtcctaaaggagaaaaaggatgcGACATCTCACTCAAAAGTGTCGTCTTCTGTGAGTTGTGACAGAAGCACTGAAGTCTGCTGGGAGCCAGAGGCCTTATGTTTGTGTCCTTTCTCACGTTACAGGAGTAAATATTGCAATGGCAGAGGCAATAAATGGGCAGaaaatgggctgcagttcttcctGTACTTTAGTGCCTTCTGCTCCTGTGTCTGAGGGGGACTGAGGCAGCAAGGTTGAAAAGATGACTTGTCTCCCTGCTGAGGTGTTCCCACTTTCTGAATAACAAAGAGATCTAGAAGCATTACAGAGCTGTGTAAGCAATCTTTCATCacctcatttccctgctctcagGTCTTAATCTTGGCATTTGGCTGTTGAAAAGCCACTGGCATGGGGTACAGGAGGATGACCAGAGGGTGCATTCTCCCTTTGGCCTCTGCCTTACCTTTCTGTCTTCAGTGCCTCCAGTTTTGGTACTGGGATGTGGTTCTTCTCCAGCTTGATGGTCCACCCGTGAGACAGGGAGGCAGCTCCTTTGAGCTCCACACTTGCAGAGTCAACAGCAAGGCTTAGGCTCCCGTCAATTCTGTCACTGATGATTTTTTTGACTGTGAATTGCCTCAAATCTTGACCATCTCCATGAGAAAAGAGGGACTCTGAAATAATTCGATGCAACATCTTAAACATGATTACACAGACTCAATGTTATAACTGCTGTGCACCCAAGAGGGGATGTGCTACAGCTCGGGCACAAGTGACCCAAACGGTTTTTAGTCTGTGGAAATAGGGAACTTAACGGGGTAATGGGCACTACCTATGCTCttatcctcttctccaggcagcagcacatccTCAAGTCTGTACCATGTCTGCCTGTAGCAGGGAGATGAGTGGAACatggcttttttcctcctcaccaGGCAGAGGGGTCGGAAGTGTTCGTGGTCCATGATGCTGTGCACTGGGACCAGGTCTCCTCTCGGGTCCATCTGCTTTGCGATGCATTGGGTAATCTTTTTGAACATTTTGCTTCTCCTGGATGGGTTTCTGAACCAAAGCAAAGTGTCCTCCTGCCTTGGGAAAGAGGCAAGACAAGTTAAGCAGGGTGACTTGAAATACAAACAGAAGGTTGTAcagagggtttggaagggacctttagagctcatccagcccagatccctgctacagcaggttcctctcgatcaggtcacacagggacgtgtccaggtgggtttggaaacctcccacgaaggagcctccacaccctccctgggcagtctgggccagggctccctcactcttacagtaaagaagtttttccttatgtttaagtggaactttttgtgttccagcttttgtccattaacccttgtccctTCACTgatgacaacaaaaaaaaaagtgctgtcccttctttttaacaaacaccttttaaatacttgtgttgatatggtcccccctcagccttctcttctccagactaagcagccccagatcccacagcctttcctcataaggaagatgctccagtcccctcagcatcttggtgtccctgcactggcctctccagcagttccctgtccctcttgagctggggagcccagaactggacacgggactccagatga harbors:
- the GSDMA gene encoding gasdermin-A, coding for MFKKITQCIAKQMDPRGDLVPVHSIMDHEHFRPLCLVRRKKAMFHSSPCYRQTWYRLEDVLLPGEEDKSIESLFSHGDGQDLRQFTVKKIISDRIDGSLSLAVDSASVELKGAASLSHGWTIKLEKNHIPVPKLEALKTERKINTNHSFIQQLLRTDQNLYVVHETIETSEETSFEESTTAEGSFMTQLYAKFSAKGSRESRQSITIPKGCTLAFRAIQLNIKDVSWDFLYFRRCCLTIVSDGFSQGKVSALEADVTENCKVLSTLSSDLFIMFLNTIKAVMRDRNLFQELTRKMEAVLDGSGSCELKTESPDLKELLSSLQHSSRDLLLTLAGAITYTLDALDELMEDQLLLLLESLEKKIVSQQLKLVKSILEQDMGQGRFSVAASLLAFSQEEEQNLTIAMVEMSGVRLEKDGSAASKAGAFSAVAALYVSLYILNLLSNSD